A window of the Bacteroidota bacterium genome harbors these coding sequences:
- a CDS encoding N-acetylmuramoyl-L-alanine amidase translates to MNKFAISKPVVVIILGSLFLSFTGCTTVNQISETSCSLYEMPPDLTDTAINDSVIKFYSAALKGKVFYLDPGHGGSDRKNKSPNGLVTEADINLRVALYLRDFLTRAGAKVLMSRDTDKTVELKERSRLANESDAGFFISIHHNAPGKPTDSHINYSSTYYHATEDDYEHDPSNRDLAKYINRDLAFNTGRPPGLASFDGTVSDYLIYPGDGFSVLRNTNIPAVLVECSFFTNLNEEIRLSDSLYNKLEAWGIFKGTGKYFRAAVPQLSLKTKQIVKSRLELKVDIASKQEIRSHQIKVFKNKELLPEKLFTVSNNLLTIDLGDSWKKETVVKVIVTNKSGLSNLPFVITLTPEVN, encoded by the coding sequence ATGAATAAATTTGCCATATCAAAACCAGTTGTTGTAATTATTCTTGGATCACTCTTCCTGTCTTTCACAGGTTGCACTACGGTCAATCAGATTTCAGAAACATCCTGTTCACTTTATGAAATGCCACCCGATTTGACAGACACCGCCATAAATGATTCTGTGATCAAATTCTACTCTGCGGCTTTGAAGGGAAAAGTTTTTTATCTCGACCCCGGACACGGTGGCAGCGACAGAAAAAATAAAAGTCCAAATGGACTGGTTACAGAGGCTGATATAAATTTGAGGGTCGCACTCTACCTGCGGGATTTTCTAACTCGTGCGGGAGCAAAGGTTCTGATGTCCCGGGATACCGACAAAACGGTGGAACTGAAAGAGAGAAGCAGACTGGCGAATGAATCCGATGCCGGTTTTTTCATCTCAATACATCATAATGCACCCGGTAAACCAACAGATTCACATATCAACTACTCTTCCACTTACTATCACGCTACGGAAGATGATTATGAACATGATCCATCAAACAGGGATTTGGCAAAGTATATAAATCGTGATCTGGCTTTCAATACAGGTCGTCCACCAGGACTGGCATCCTTTGACGGTACAGTTTCAGATTACCTCATTTATCCCGGTGACGGATTTTCAGTATTAAGAAATACTAATATTCCGGCTGTTCTTGTTGAATGCTCCTTTTTCACCAACCTGAATGAAGAGATTAGGCTGTCAGACTCCCTCTACAACAAACTTGAGGCATGGGGAATCTTCAAAGGTACCGGGAAATATTTCAGAGCTGCGGTTCCACAGCTTTCCTTGAAAACGAAGCAAATTGTAAAGAGCAGGCTCGAACTAAAGGTGGACATCGCTTCAAAACAGGAAATACGGTCGCATCAAATAAAAGTGTTTAAAAACAAGGAACTCCTCCCCGAAAAGCTTTTTACTGTTTCCAATAATCTTCTGACCATCGATTTAGGTGATTCCTGGAAAAAAGAGACTGTTGTAAAGGTGATTGTTACCAATAAATCAGGTTTGAGCAATTTACCTTTCGTTATCACACTCACACCTGAAGTAAACTAA
- a CDS encoding OmpA family protein, producing MRKFLVVILLMFASLGYAQTYENGWAVGLSATSPRMFGDTYGEDLDLGAGLSLTREFDAYNAFRVKLSYLKFTSKGAPLGVVNGPSTDAVTFGINYLMTFNPCTDFIKVYGGAGFAVTAYKVTNPVRFVSDKTSLNEIALTVNLGVNLPVSKDFSTFLELGHHTLSTDKFDGLMGPNGGLFGGTLDSYTTLDLGIMYYFSRGKETKICDLPKGVSNEIDYKKIEKMINDAKVTPPPAPEIDYKKIEDMIKKNKPESTKPDAIDHEIVLVGINFDSGSAEIKSENFAILAQNAAQLIANKKVNVEIIGNTDSKGDLKGNNPLSVKRAQNVKDYLVSKGVEASRMTIKGVADTNPVADNSTKEGRALNRRVEFRIIK from the coding sequence GTGAGAAAATTTTTAGTTGTTATCCTCTTGATGTTTGCATCACTTGGATACGCACAGACATATGAAAACGGATGGGCAGTTGGTCTGTCTGCAACTTCACCAAGAATGTTTGGAGACACATATGGTGAAGATCTTGACCTTGGGGCAGGACTCTCCTTAACGCGTGAGTTCGATGCATATAATGCATTCAGAGTAAAATTGAGTTATCTCAAGTTCACTTCCAAAGGTGCTCCGTTGGGTGTTGTGAACGGTCCCTCTACCGATGCCGTTACTTTTGGGATTAATTATCTGATGACCTTCAACCCTTGCACCGACTTCATAAAAGTCTACGGTGGTGCCGGATTTGCTGTCACAGCCTACAAAGTTACTAATCCTGTGAGATTCGTTTCAGATAAAACCAGCTTGAATGAGATTGCTCTGACAGTTAATTTAGGTGTAAATCTTCCTGTCTCAAAGGATTTTTCTACATTTCTTGAGCTTGGTCATCATACATTGTCGACCGATAAATTTGACGGATTGATGGGACCAAATGGTGGACTTTTCGGTGGAACTTTGGACAGTTACACTACACTCGATCTTGGTATCATGTATTATTTCTCGAGAGGTAAAGAAACGAAAATCTGCGATTTACCAAAAGGCGTTTCCAATGAGATCGACTACAAAAAAATCGAAAAAATGATTAATGATGCAAAAGTGACTCCTCCTCCTGCACCCGAGATCGACTACAAGAAGATTGAGGACATGATCAAGAAAAACAAGCCTGAGAGCACTAAACCTGATGCTATCGATCATGAAATCGTGCTGGTTGGTATCAACTTCGATTCCGGTTCCGCAGAAATCAAATCCGAAAATTTTGCAATTCTTGCACAGAATGCCGCTCAACTGATTGCCAACAAAAAAGTCAATGTTGAGATAATCGGAAACACTGACAGCAAAGGCGACCTTAAAGGTAACAACCCGCTTTCAGTAAAGCGTGCTCAGAATGTGAAAGATTACCTTGTATCAAAAGGTGTGGAAGCTTCAAGAATGACCATCAAAGGTGTTGCTGACACTAACCCTGTTGCAGACAACTCTACCAAAGAAGGAAGAGCCCTCAACAGAAGAGTTGAATTTAGAATAATCAAGTAA
- a CDS encoding spore maturation protein → MLNYIWAVLIFLGFISAVFYDLSDSATSKYRNGTEITTVSKIVTSSEGVKTVEVMLDSTSLSKHFGVPVSGVIKSEIPLEKLKSVPEASITFKITEDAGSIIKEIAKASGKENDLTATISLKTEEKTSVKSALVLESVSLKKIKEVTNSAISYAGTAVEIALGLVGIMAMWLGIMKIAEAAGIINYIAIAMKPVTKRLFPDVPHDHPAIGSIIMNISANFLGLSNAATPFGLKAMEELDKLNPEKGTATNAMCTFLAINTAGMTLIPATAIAVRAAAGSTQPAVIIGTSLFASACATTAGLIAVKTLEKFSADRKEGVEFLKKVAKKAIFILPVLAVLIYLFTSNVISLPSTGFDTAILKGIIDTFSALAIPLIIFTFVLIGILKKVKVYETFIEGAKEGFGVALKIIPYLVAMLVAIGIFRASGGMDLLVWVLTPVTSLVGMPAEALPMALMRPLSGSGSIAIMTEIIKTHGPDSILGLMVSTFFGSTETTFYVLAVYFGSVSVKRTRHALPAGLIADVTGLLMAVFIVRLLFG, encoded by the coding sequence ATGCTCAATTACATCTGGGCTGTACTGATATTTCTCGGTTTCATTTCCGCAGTATTCTATGATTTGAGCGATTCCGCCACTTCAAAATATCGAAATGGCACTGAAATTACCACCGTCTCAAAAATTGTCACTTCTTCTGAGGGTGTAAAAACCGTTGAAGTGATGCTCGATTCCACTTCCCTTTCCAAACATTTTGGTGTTCCGGTCTCGGGAGTCATTAAAAGTGAAATCCCGCTCGAAAAACTGAAGTCAGTACCGGAGGCAAGCATCACATTCAAGATTACAGAGGATGCCGGTTCGATCATCAAGGAGATTGCAAAAGCGTCGGGAAAAGAGAATGACTTAACTGCAACGATTTCTCTGAAAACGGAAGAAAAAACGAGTGTAAAAAGTGCTCTGGTTTTGGAATCTGTTTCTTTGAAAAAGATAAAAGAGGTCACAAATTCAGCGATAAGTTACGCCGGAACAGCTGTAGAGATTGCACTAGGTCTCGTTGGAATAATGGCAATGTGGCTCGGGATCATGAAAATTGCCGAAGCAGCAGGAATCATCAATTACATTGCAATTGCGATGAAACCTGTTACTAAAAGGCTTTTCCCTGATGTCCCGCATGATCATCCTGCAATTGGATCAATCATTATGAATATTTCGGCTAATTTTCTGGGTCTCTCCAATGCAGCGACTCCATTCGGTTTAAAGGCAATGGAGGAGCTGGATAAATTAAATCCGGAAAAAGGAACTGCAACCAACGCAATGTGTACTTTTCTGGCAATTAACACTGCAGGAATGACTCTAATACCTGCCACGGCAATAGCTGTAAGAGCAGCCGCAGGGTCTACTCAGCCTGCAGTAATCATCGGAACCTCACTCTTTGCATCTGCATGTGCCACCACAGCCGGACTTATAGCGGTTAAAACTCTCGAAAAGTTCTCTGCTGACCGGAAAGAAGGTGTTGAGTTTCTGAAAAAAGTTGCTAAAAAAGCAATTTTTATCCTTCCTGTCCTGGCTGTTCTAATCTATCTTTTTACTTCAAATGTAATTTCACTCCCTTCGACCGGTTTCGACACTGCAATTTTGAAAGGAATCATTGATACATTTTCAGCCTTGGCGATTCCATTGATCATTTTTACTTTCGTTCTTATCGGTATTCTGAAAAAAGTAAAGGTTTATGAGACTTTTATTGAGGGTGCCAAGGAGGGATTTGGAGTAGCACTTAAGATTATCCCCTATCTTGTAGCCATGCTTGTTGCAATCGGAATTTTTAGAGCGAGCGGTGGAATGGATCTTCTTGTTTGGGTGCTTACTCCTGTTACGAGTCTCGTCGGAATGCCTGCAGAAGCACTTCCAATGGCGCTGATGAGACCACTGTCAGGAAGCGGATCCATCGCAATAATGACCGAAATAATCAAGACACACGGTCCCGATTCCATTCTTGGACTGATGGTATCCACCTTCTTCGGAAGTACAGAAACCACTTTTTATGTATTGGCGGTTTATTTCGGTTCGGTAAGTGTAAAAAGAACCCGGCATGCACTCCCTGCAGGACTTATTGCTGATGTTACCGGTCTTCTTATGGCAGTATTTATTGTAAGACTTTTATTTGGTTGA
- a CDS encoding UvrD-helicase domain-containing protein: MAKLTPKQQQASGLSNHILVTANAGSGKTKVLSGRYIDALLNKNIRVNEIAAISFTDKAASELYSKIREQLVEKYNDSKDDNEKIKLNGLIKDLVNSNISTFHSFCSSLLKEYPLEVGLDPSFKLLDDQSSDNLIKETTDEIISRSLADEELSPGIKKLIRLLRGTSGFKSALRKMVKERKRVESWLDGLDGEISSKAIFKRSVETINNYIAVLFPTLDKMVGDISYINDIVASKGKNDVANTISDLLSQFHATTDNIVKFETITQILNIFIGDKGNIKFQGYLNKNLKSLADPEKLAAIQDNCRYFWNLFGLKNKIPFEKSYPHLTIYSEYSFLFIRFYKITLELLNKKKKDLNAIDFEDLLILTSELLRKDSVRKAIQGRYKFMMIDEYQDTNDLQFDIFIPLLGDLSTGNLYVVGDKKQSIYGFRDADLTVFDRTKEKIVSNSGESVVLEHTFRLTRELTAFVNKIFPRVFFDRNERLDGTAEQFTKKRKLLNAVDYDQTVFFDLNKDYKESEITLLLTDMSKNSCISTDDGGQTNPASSGKNNSVNIKQTRQAEARMLAAHLSKHFAHISELNKSLKEKLTVAILARKSSYFEFLEEALTEAGVPYELMGGKKFYQQKVVEDISMIFNFLTDPGNDFNLYSLLRSPFFSISDEDILFISQSEGNTAFEKLGFIKRETNNRLTVAHDTLTSLLEFSQGSKPHKIIDHVLSNTPYLAIISKRPNGNQILANINKLLSQAVEFENSSFNSIYDYKSILQRLMKEIEKESQAPLSGEIDTVKIMTIHQSKGLEFNSVYIFGCAESALLEGSWNKSPVSIHKDLGLKFKISESDDIFNDNISHLHDKLTDLIDKQVDIEELKRVFYVAVTRAANNLFLSVSMKDDKVVENSFLQMLLKGLDIPFPPSEDFDLEAGTLTTARNGEDGQIVSSDEQITLRIKVCSDLAPKTVHMKPGISAHPAHEFSVHPNKLEKKLSNEIITATKFLSFSQCPFKYYLSYISGITGIPGLANFIAEDTDPEVVEEDLLQDIVLDNTENGAVKSGEINLGAAVGTIVHEVLSKTGKPELNKDLVSSVVNQFLSDNPEFSAEKEALKKITSDKLENFFKNSVASEIFYQTNFDNEREIFVQVDDFYLVGVIDKLIILDNKIVIIDYKTDKNPDASLARYVDQLKYYAFLCSRIFPEVELFELRLIFLGNPEFFDPLTVNKNEINITGKRIREFVGTLRTAINSNGFQKNTSHCPDCRFSFNSEKCFV; this comes from the coding sequence ATGGCAAAACTCACTCCAAAACAACAGCAGGCTTCAGGTCTTTCCAATCATATTCTGGTCACAGCCAATGCCGGTTCCGGTAAAACGAAAGTACTCTCCGGAAGATATATTGATGCACTCCTGAACAAAAACATCAGAGTAAACGAAATAGCAGCCATTTCATTTACGGATAAGGCCGCCTCGGAACTTTATTCCAAGATCAGAGAACAACTGGTAGAAAAATACAACGATTCCAAAGACGACAATGAGAAAATCAAATTAAACGGGTTGATCAAAGACCTGGTTAATTCCAATATTTCAACTTTCCACTCATTCTGCTCAAGTCTCCTTAAAGAATATCCTCTGGAAGTAGGTCTCGATCCATCATTCAAACTTCTCGATGATCAATCATCCGACAATCTGATAAAAGAAACTACAGACGAAATAATTTCCCGGTCTCTCGCAGATGAAGAGCTCAGTCCCGGAATCAAAAAACTCATCAGACTTCTAAGAGGGACCTCCGGATTCAAATCGGCATTAAGAAAGATGGTTAAGGAAAGAAAAAGGGTGGAATCATGGCTCGATGGATTGGACGGGGAAATTTCATCAAAAGCAATATTTAAAAGATCAGTTGAAACCATTAACAATTATATAGCTGTTCTCTTCCCCACTCTTGACAAAATGGTTGGGGATATTAGCTACATTAACGACATCGTAGCTTCCAAAGGAAAGAATGATGTTGCGAATACAATTTCTGATTTGCTTTCGCAATTTCATGCAACGACAGATAATATTGTGAAATTTGAGACTATTACACAGATTTTGAATATTTTTATTGGGGATAAGGGCAATATCAAATTTCAGGGTTACTTAAATAAAAATTTGAAATCACTTGCGGATCCCGAAAAACTCGCTGCGATACAAGATAACTGCCGCTATTTTTGGAATCTTTTCGGATTAAAGAATAAAATCCCTTTTGAAAAAAGCTATCCTCACCTCACGATTTATTCCGAGTATTCGTTTCTTTTTATCAGGTTTTACAAAATTACTCTCGAACTTCTGAACAAAAAGAAAAAAGATCTGAATGCAATTGACTTTGAGGATTTGTTGATTCTCACATCGGAACTTTTGAGAAAAGATTCGGTGAGAAAAGCCATACAAGGCAGGTATAAATTCATGATGATTGATGAGTACCAGGATACCAACGATCTTCAGTTCGATATCTTTATTCCTCTGTTGGGAGACCTCTCTACCGGGAACCTCTATGTAGTTGGCGATAAAAAACAGAGCATCTATGGTTTCAGGGATGCGGATCTCACTGTATTTGACAGGACAAAAGAGAAAATCGTATCAAACTCCGGTGAATCGGTAGTATTGGAACACACCTTTAGACTGACAAGAGAATTAACAGCTTTCGTGAACAAAATATTCCCCCGTGTTTTCTTCGACAGAAATGAAAGGCTGGACGGAACAGCAGAACAGTTTACAAAAAAAAGAAAGCTTCTTAATGCGGTTGACTATGATCAGACTGTATTTTTTGATCTGAATAAAGACTACAAGGAGAGCGAGATTACTCTGCTTCTAACCGACATGTCAAAGAACAGCTGTATATCAACCGATGATGGCGGTCAAACCAACCCCGCTTCATCCGGTAAAAATAATAGCGTGAACATCAAACAGACCCGTCAGGCAGAAGCCCGCATGCTTGCGGCACATCTTTCAAAACATTTTGCTCATATTTCCGAATTGAACAAAAGCCTTAAGGAGAAGCTGACAGTCGCGATACTTGCACGAAAGTCGAGTTATTTTGAGTTTCTGGAGGAGGCGCTGACAGAGGCGGGAGTGCCATATGAATTGATGGGAGGTAAAAAGTTCTATCAACAGAAAGTGGTCGAGGATATTTCGATGATCTTCAACTTCCTGACGGATCCCGGGAATGATTTCAATCTCTATTCTTTGTTACGAAGTCCCTTCTTCTCAATTTCCGATGAAGATATTCTTTTTATCTCTCAATCTGAAGGAAATACTGCTTTTGAAAAGCTTGGATTCATTAAAAGAGAGACAAACAACAGGTTAACCGTTGCTCATGATACACTGACCTCTCTTCTTGAATTCTCTCAGGGATCAAAACCGCATAAAATCATTGATCATGTATTGTCAAATACTCCCTATCTCGCAATTATAAGTAAAAGACCAAACGGCAACCAGATTCTGGCAAATATAAACAAACTTCTTTCTCAGGCAGTCGAGTTCGAGAACAGTTCATTTAATTCCATCTACGACTACAAATCGATACTTCAAAGACTGATGAAAGAGATAGAGAAAGAAAGTCAGGCTCCCCTTTCCGGTGAGATCGATACAGTCAAGATCATGACAATCCATCAGTCGAAGGGTCTTGAATTTAACTCTGTTTATATTTTTGGATGTGCCGAATCTGCTCTGCTGGAAGGCAGTTGGAACAAGTCACCGGTATCCATTCATAAGGACCTCGGTTTGAAATTTAAGATATCCGAGTCGGATGATATCTTTAACGATAATATTTCTCATCTTCACGACAAACTCACTGATCTGATTGACAAGCAGGTTGACATCGAAGAGTTGAAGCGCGTGTTTTATGTGGCTGTCACCCGGGCAGCCAATAATCTATTTCTATCTGTTTCAATGAAGGATGATAAAGTTGTCGAAAACAGTTTTCTCCAAATGCTGTTGAAGGGATTGGATATTCCCTTCCCCCCCAGCGAGGATTTTGACCTGGAAGCAGGTACGCTGACAACGGCAAGAAATGGTGAAGATGGACAGATCGTGAGCAGTGACGAGCAAATAACTTTGAGAATAAAGGTTTGTTCCGACCTTGCCCCGAAAACCGTCCATATGAAACCGGGAATTTCAGCGCACCCTGCGCATGAGTTTTCTGTGCACCCCAATAAATTGGAGAAAAAACTTTCCAACGAAATAATCACAGCAACCAAATTCCTGTCGTTTTCGCAATGCCCTTTCAAATATTATCTTAGCTACATCTCAGGTATCACCGGGATTCCGGGTTTAGCGAATTTTATTGCAGAAGACACAGACCCCGAAGTAGTGGAAGAAGACCTTTTACAGGATATTGTGCTCGATAATACCGAAAATGGAGCCGTAAAATCGGGTGAAATAAATTTGGGTGCCGCCGTCGGTACTATCGTCCATGAAGTCCTGTCGAAAACAGGTAAACCGGAACTGAATAAGGATTTGGTTTCATCTGTTGTCAATCAATTCCTGAGCGATAATCCTGAATTTTCGGCAGAAAAAGAAGCTCTAAAGAAAATTACATCAGATAAACTGGAGAATTTTTTCAAAAACAGTGTTGCATCTGAAATATTTTATCAAACGAATTTCGATAATGAACGGGAAATTTTTGTTCAAGTCGACGATTTTTATTTAGTGGGTGTTATCGATAAGTTGATTATTTTAGATAACAAAATTGTAATAATTGATTATAAGACCGATAAAAATCCCGATGCTTCTCTTGCAAGATATGTCGATCAGTTAAAATATTATGCCTTTTTATGCTCAAGGATATTCCCTGAAGTGGAGCTTTTTGAACTTCGCCTGATTTTCCTTGGCAATCCAGAATTTTTCGATCCGCTGACCGTTAATAAAAATGAGATCAACATAACCGGGAAAAGGATTCGGGAATTTGTCGGGACTCTCAGGACGGCAATAAATTCAAACGGATTTCAAAAAAATACAAGTCATTGCCCTGACTGCAGGTTCAGTTTTAATTCAGAGAAATGCTTTGTCTGA
- a CDS encoding OmpA family protein encodes MKKLLLLTTIILVSITLESYGQVYTDQWRFGFGAMYPRLIGTDAGGKEFNFGGGLSIQLDLSEHAGLRLKPFYTHLESQSTKKSTSDLIGTGFALNYYFIPGYAVTPYLTLGFSGFLQQIKNATDGKDEGVLDYTTDLGFGLVFKDLLGKNWDLNAEISYHSVTNDRLDGTNGLIGGMLGGRRDSYMNFGLGVLYNFGFGPKSKYFAGADPKDKTAPMVERYPVYKNSWLFGFGFAYPRFAGTDELGQEFGYGGYVEISKKFNEYVTIRLKPSYIHMPGSNKGQSTDMVNGQVDILYKFIPNEPVSPYIGMGGSAYMYSVNKPASTSIKDGAWQFDYGFNLILGADWKLFSEGYSITTEVGYMTVSHDRLDGLINMSSPVGGFLGGPYDSYMTFSLGLNMYLDRGDKADAPLLYGGIIEQKDKDKDPKKDDPGKNDTKYEPVDYAKIEEIVKKYQTDPIDYNKIEDIIKQYSGKDQTQSWVLYGVNFDFSSAKLRPESYPILNHAAQILLANPGLLIEIGGHTDAVGDDNSNLSLSQNRAESVRSYLIEKGVEASRLTARGYGSTVPVADNGTAEGRAMNRRVEFKVLN; translated from the coding sequence ATGAAGAAACTTCTGCTACTTACAACAATTATTCTTGTCTCGATAACCCTTGAGTCATACGGACAGGTCTATACCGACCAATGGCGTTTTGGTTTTGGTGCGATGTATCCAAGACTGATAGGCACGGATGCCGGTGGTAAAGAGTTTAACTTTGGCGGTGGACTGAGCATTCAGCTTGATCTTTCCGAGCATGCCGGGTTAAGACTCAAACCATTTTATACTCATCTTGAATCCCAATCTACCAAGAAAAGTACTTCTGACCTGATTGGTACCGGATTCGCACTCAACTATTACTTCATCCCGGGTTACGCAGTTACTCCATACTTAACCCTTGGGTTTTCCGGATTTCTGCAGCAGATAAAGAACGCAACCGACGGTAAAGATGAGGGAGTGCTCGATTATACTACAGATCTTGGATTTGGACTTGTTTTCAAGGATTTGCTTGGCAAAAACTGGGATTTAAATGCAGAAATTTCCTACCATTCAGTCACAAACGACAGACTTGACGGCACTAACGGTCTGATTGGCGGTATGCTGGGTGGCAGAAGAGATTCGTACATGAATTTTGGTCTCGGAGTGTTGTATAACTTTGGATTTGGTCCCAAGAGTAAATATTTTGCGGGAGCTGATCCGAAAGATAAGACCGCTCCGATGGTGGAGAGATATCCCGTCTATAAAAATAGTTGGCTGTTTGGTTTTGGTTTTGCGTATCCCAGATTCGCAGGTACCGATGAACTTGGACAGGAATTCGGATACGGCGGATATGTTGAAATTTCCAAGAAGTTCAACGAGTATGTCACAATTCGTTTGAAGCCTTCATATATTCACATGCCCGGATCCAACAAAGGACAAAGCACGGACATGGTGAACGGCCAGGTGGATATCCTTTATAAATTTATTCCGAACGAGCCTGTCTCTCCCTACATCGGTATGGGAGGAAGTGCTTACATGTATTCGGTAAACAAACCGGCAAGCACTTCAATTAAAGACGGCGCATGGCAGTTTGATTATGGATTTAACCTTATTCTGGGAGCAGACTGGAAACTTTTCTCAGAAGGTTATTCAATTACCACTGAGGTTGGTTACATGACAGTGTCTCATGACCGTTTGGATGGACTGATTAACATGAGTTCACCCGTGGGTGGTTTCCTTGGTGGTCCTTACGACAGTTACATGACATTCTCATTAGGTCTGAACATGTATCTCGACAGGGGTGACAAGGCTGATGCACCATTGCTTTACGGCGGAATTATTGAGCAAAAAGATAAGGACAAAGACCCCAAGAAGGATGACCCCGGCAAAAATGATACCAAATATGAGCCGGTGGATTATGCCAAAATCGAGGAAATTGTAAAGAAATATCAGACCGATCCAATTGACTACAATAAGATAGAAGATATTATCAAGCAGTACTCCGGCAAGGATCAGACACAGAGCTGGGTATTGTACGGTGTGAATTTCGACTTCAGTTCGGCTAAACTTCGTCCCGAATCATATCCGATTCTCAACCATGCTGCACAGATACTGCTCGCAAATCCAGGTCTTCTAATAGAAATTGGAGGTCACACCGACGCTGTGGGTGACGATAACAGTAATTTATCACTTTCGCAAAACAGAGCTGAATCTGTGAGATCTTATCTGATCGAAAAAGGTGTGGAAGCTTCCAGACTAACAGCGAGAGGTTATGGCTCCACCGTCCCTGTTGCTGATAATGGTACTGCAGAGGGAAGAGCGATGAACAGAAGAGTCGAATTCAAGGTTTTGAACTGA